One segment of Nostoc flagelliforme CCNUN1 DNA contains the following:
- a CDS encoding CopG family transcriptional regulator produces the protein MNKKWAVKRLTVNLTTEEMKKLQSYCASTGRPATDVIRELLRTLEFDNAENSEIETADSTITVGSGSKSQ, from the coding sequence ATGAATAAAAAATGGGCTGTTAAACGACTGACAGTAAATCTCACAACCGAGGAAATGAAGAAACTTCAATCCTACTGTGCTTCGACAGGAAGACCAGCAACAGATGTAATTCGAGAATTGCTCCGAACTCTTGAGTTTGACAATGCTGAAAACTCTGAGATAGAAACAGCAGACTCAACAATAACAGTTGGCAGTGGGTCAAAATCACAGTAA
- a CDS encoding amylo-alpha-1,6-glucosidase has protein sequence MCIEFGRETCGNLDIAESREWLVTNGIGGYASGTVAGLLTRRYHGLLVAALKPPLGRTLLLAKLDETVLYDTGSYSLHTNRWADGIVSPHGYQHIERFSLEGTIPLWRFAVADALLEKRVWMQQGANTTYIQYTLRRATQPLKLTLKAMVNYRDYHSDTQSNDWRMSVEQVEQGICVTAYPGAVPLYLLSDSPLGASASIVHNWYYGFDLAVERYRGLKDKEDHLHAATFEVTLNPGEAIAFVASTEKQPNLNGEAALKLRRAQEQKLTGLWNSNRPLNAKESPSWINHLILAADQFIVNRLVPEDPNGKTIIAGYHWFSDWGRDTMISLPGLTISTGRPEVARSILRTFARYVDQGMLPNRFPDAGEQPEYNTVDATLWYFEAVRAYYSATNDDNLLAELFPVLADIINWHCRGTRYNIHLDPADGLLYAGVAGVQLTWMDAKVDDWVVTPRIGKPIEVNALWYNALRTMAKFARQLGKPHQEYEAIADRAKYRFSRFWNDKTGYCYDVIDSPDGDDALLRPNQIFAVSLPESPLTPAQQRSVVEACGRVLLTSYGLRSLASNHPQYQGEYGGNQYQRDGAYHQGTVWGWLLGPFVLAHLRVYKNPEQARQFLEPMANHLTAHGVGSLSEIFDSDAPMTPRGCIAQAWTVAEVLRAWLATES, from the coding sequence ATGTGTATAGAATTTGGGCGGGAAACTTGCGGCAATCTTGACATTGCAGAGTCGCGGGAGTGGTTAGTTACTAACGGTATTGGTGGTTACGCCTCTGGGACTGTGGCTGGTTTATTGACCCGCCGCTATCACGGACTACTGGTAGCAGCATTGAAACCACCTCTGGGTCGCACCTTACTGCTAGCTAAACTAGATGAAACTGTCCTGTATGACACTGGCTCTTATTCTCTACACACTAATCGTTGGGCAGATGGTATTGTCAGTCCCCACGGTTATCAACACATTGAACGCTTTTCCTTGGAAGGTACAATTCCCCTATGGCGTTTTGCTGTTGCTGATGCTTTGTTAGAAAAACGGGTGTGGATGCAACAAGGTGCTAACACAACATATATCCAATATACTCTGCGTCGCGCCACCCAACCGCTAAAGTTGACGCTCAAAGCAATGGTCAACTACCGCGATTATCACAGCGATACTCAAAGTAATGATTGGCGGATGTCTGTTGAACAGGTGGAACAGGGAATTTGTGTAACTGCTTATCCGGGTGCTGTACCACTGTATCTACTGAGCGATTCGCCTTTAGGCGCTAGTGCATCTATTGTCCACAATTGGTATTATGGTTTTGACTTGGCAGTTGAACGTTATCGGGGATTGAAAGATAAAGAAGACCATCTCCACGCTGCTACTTTTGAAGTTACACTGAATCCTGGGGAAGCGATTGCCTTTGTAGCCAGCACAGAAAAACAACCAAATCTCAATGGCGAAGCCGCACTTAAGTTACGTCGCGCTCAAGAACAGAAGCTAACAGGACTTTGGAATAGTAACCGACCCCTCAACGCTAAGGAATCACCTAGCTGGATCAACCATCTAATACTAGCTGCTGACCAGTTTATTGTTAACCGACTAGTGCCAGAAGACCCCAACGGTAAAACCATCATCGCTGGTTATCACTGGTTTAGCGACTGGGGACGCGACACAATGATTAGTCTACCGGGTTTGACAATTTCGACTGGTCGCCCAGAGGTAGCACGCTCGATTCTTCGCACGTTTGCCAGATACGTAGACCAAGGAATGTTGCCAAATCGCTTTCCCGATGCGGGTGAGCAACCAGAATATAATACAGTCGATGCCACTCTCTGGTACTTTGAAGCAGTCCGCGCCTACTACAGCGCTACAAACGATGATAATTTGCTTGCTGAACTCTTTCCAGTACTTGCAGATATCATTAATTGGCACTGTCGCGGTACACGCTACAACATCCACCTCGATCCAGCCGATGGCTTACTTTATGCAGGCGTCGCAGGTGTACAACTTACCTGGATGGATGCCAAAGTTGACGATTGGGTAGTAACGCCCCGAATTGGCAAACCGATAGAGGTTAATGCCCTCTGGTATAATGCTTTACGGACAATGGCAAAGTTTGCCCGTCAGCTTGGTAAACCACACCAAGAATATGAGGCGATCGCAGACCGTGCTAAGTATAGATTTTCTCGCTTTTGGAATGACAAAACAGGTTATTGCTATGACGTTATAGACAGTCCTGATGGTGATGACGCGTTGTTGCGACCTAACCAAATATTTGCTGTTTCATTACCAGAAAGTCCGCTAACACCTGCCCAGCAAAGGAGTGTGGTGGAAGCTTGCGGACGAGTGTTGCTGACTTCTTATGGGTTGCGATCGCTTGCCTCCAATCATCCTCAATACCAAGGAGAATACGGTGGTAATCAGTATCAACGTGATGGAGCTTACCACCAGGGAACAGTCTGGGGTTGGTTGTTGGGGCCGTTTGTCTTAGCACACCTGCGCGTCTACAAAAATCCTGAGCAGGCCCGTCAATTTTTAGAACCAATGGCTAATCATCTGACTGCACATGGTGTTGGCAGTCTCAGCGAAATTTTTGATAGTGATGCTCCGATGACTCCACGGGGATGTATTGCCCAAGCGTGGACAGTGGCAGAAGTTTTACGTGCTTGGTTGGCGACAGAGAGTTGA
- a CDS encoding ABC transporter ATP-binding protein encodes MTEPLIELKGVSKSFGSHKVLDNVDLTIYRGEALGIIGPSGTGKSTILRVIAGLLSPDEGEIYVQGVRRDGLIEDGGQQVGIGMVFQQAALFDSLTVEENVGFLLYQNSKLPRSRIQDLVKEKLEMVGLSAIGHLYPAELSGGMRKRVSFARAIMSNPDDPTEGPEILLYDEPTAGLDPIASTVIEDLIRYLQCLHGVCSTYAVVTHQDSTIRRTADRLIFLYEGRVQWQGTVSETYNTENPLIKQFLSGSVQGPIQVVG; translated from the coding sequence ATGACTGAACCATTGATTGAACTGAAAGGTGTTTCTAAGTCCTTTGGTAGCCATAAAGTTCTAGATAATGTAGACTTGACCATTTACCGGGGAGAAGCACTAGGGATTATTGGCCCATCAGGGACTGGTAAATCAACAATTTTACGGGTAATAGCGGGGTTACTTAGTCCCGATGAAGGAGAAATTTATGTGCAAGGAGTGCGGCGAGACGGTTTGATTGAGGATGGTGGCCAGCAGGTTGGCATTGGCATGGTGTTTCAGCAGGCGGCGCTATTTGATTCGCTTACGGTGGAGGAGAATGTGGGATTTTTACTTTATCAAAATTCAAAGCTACCGCGATCGCGCATCCAAGATTTGGTAAAAGAAAAATTGGAGATGGTAGGTTTGTCAGCAATAGGCCACCTCTACCCAGCCGAACTTTCCGGGGGAATGCGAAAACGGGTAAGTTTTGCCCGGGCGATTATGTCTAATCCCGATGATCCTACAGAAGGCCCAGAAATTCTACTATACGATGAACCAACAGCCGGACTTGATCCCATTGCCTCAACAGTAATCGAAGATTTAATCCGCTATTTGCAATGTTTACATGGAGTTTGTAGTACATACGCTGTTGTTACCCACCAAGACAGCACTATCCGTCGTACAGCTGATAGACTTATATTTCTCTATGAAGGTAGAGTGCAGTGGCAGGGTACAGTTAGTGAAACATACAACACAGAAAATCCTTTAATCAAACAATTTCTCAGTGGAAGTGTGCAAGGGCCGATTCAAGTCGTCGGTTAG
- a CDS encoding ISAs1 family transposase, whose protein sequence is MARFCVVVRYSPQSKKLQSQWTGLKTFVQVERSGIRDGQSFQERQFYICSQIMSAQDALTDTQKHWGIENRLHWVGDVTFKENFPLRRGGNPPVNWAILRNFFITLARFLGFRTIPQAQRAVFQSNPKGFFFLCMKPPCLPKSGEGRQSVALAGWGSSGLISN, encoded by the coding sequence ATCGCAAGGTTTTGCGTTGTTGTCAGGTATTCGCCGCAAAGCAAAAAATTACAAAGTCAATGGACTGGACTTAAAACCTTTGTCCAAGTTGAACGTTCTGGTATTCGTGATGGTCAATCATTTCAAGAACGCCAGTTCTATATTTGTAGTCAGATCATGTCGGCTCAAGATGCTCTAACCGATACCCAGAAACATTGGGGAATTGAAAACCGACTCCATTGGGTTGGCGATGTGACATTCAAGGAAAACTTCCCATTAAGACGAGGTGGCAATCCACCAGTTAACTGGGCAATCTTACGTAATTTTTTCATCACTCTTGCCAGATTTCTCGGTTTTCGCACTATCCCTCAAGCTCAACGTGCTGTCTTCCAATCAAATCCAAAAGGTTTTTTCTTTCTTTGTATGAAACCACCCTGCCTCCCGAAGAGCGGGGAGGGGAGACAAAGCGTAGCTTTGGCGGGGTGGGGTTCTTCGGGTTTAATAAGTAATTAA
- a CDS encoding MlaD family protein: protein MRGLMTSRFASGRTFREGSVGLLLLLGVGVFGLLFLWLNRFTAAGRSYKVIVEFANAGGMQKGATVRYRGVKIGTISQVRPGPNAIDVEIEIAQTDLLLPRNVVVEANQSGLISESIIDITPKASLPSGVVIAKPLDKNCDPSLIICNGSRLKGQIGISVDELIRSSSELAATYNNPKFYRNVNRVLETTTGAATSFTALSQDLQGLTKNLRQQLNTFSATANSVQRATNQLSASSSQTINKFGATATQANRLLNNLDTLLTTNRSSLVGALNNITETSNQLRVTVSSLSPAVNRFTQGELINNLETLSANAAQASANLRDASKTLNDPKNVVVLQQTLDSARVTFENSQKITSDLDELTGDPTFRQNLRQLVNGLSSLVSSTQQMQQQVQVATTLDSVKTAVSKPNNLIPIPTPTQEAMSNDKSLPVYEINPSPANFESTDTNLQPVPSSTTPNSSQEDLLKQLREYGKQREQRETGK, encoded by the coding sequence ATGCGAGGTCTTATGACAAGCCGCTTCGCGTCTGGGCGAACATTTAGAGAAGGCTCTGTGGGGTTGTTACTCCTGCTAGGAGTAGGGGTATTTGGATTACTGTTTCTGTGGTTAAATAGATTCACTGCTGCTGGCCGTTCATACAAGGTTATTGTAGAATTTGCTAACGCTGGCGGAATGCAAAAGGGAGCAACAGTTCGCTATCGAGGCGTTAAGATAGGAACTATTTCCCAGGTTCGACCAGGACCAAATGCCATTGATGTAGAGATTGAAATTGCCCAAACTGACCTACTTCTCCCCCGGAATGTAGTGGTAGAAGCTAATCAAAGCGGATTAATTAGCGAAAGTATCATTGACATCACACCAAAAGCATCGTTACCTAGTGGGGTTGTGATTGCTAAACCCCTAGATAAAAATTGTGATCCCAGCCTTATAATTTGTAATGGCTCTCGGTTAAAAGGTCAGATAGGCATCAGTGTTGATGAACTGATTCGCAGTTCAAGTGAGCTAGCTGCTACATACAATAACCCGAAATTCTATAGAAATGTCAATAGGGTTCTAGAAACTACCACAGGCGCAGCAACCAGTTTTACTGCGCTAAGTCAAGATTTACAAGGTTTGACCAAGAACTTGCGACAACAACTTAATACCTTTTCAGCCACTGCTAATTCAGTGCAACGAGCGACAAACCAACTTAGTGCATCCTCAAGTCAAACAATAAATAAATTCGGTGCAACTGCAACTCAAGCAAATCGTTTGCTGAACAACCTGGATACTTTGTTGACAACAAATCGTTCTTCGCTGGTTGGCGCTTTGAACAATATCACTGAAACCAGCAACCAACTGCGTGTTACAGTCAGTAGCCTATCACCAGCTGTGAATCGATTCACTCAAGGAGAATTAATCAACAATTTAGAAACTCTTTCAGCAAATGCAGCGCAGGCCTCAGCTAATTTACGTGATGCTTCTAAAACCTTAAATGATCCAAAGAATGTGGTGGTGTTGCAACAAACTTTAGATTCAGCACGAGTAACCTTTGAAAATAGCCAAAAAATTACATCTGATTTGGATGAGTTGACAGGTGATCCTACTTTCCGACAAAATTTGCGGCAATTGGTGAATGGTCTAAGTAGTTTGGTATCTTCTACACAACAGATGCAGCAACAAGTGCAAGTTGCTACTACTCTAGATTCGGTAAAAACTGCTGTGAGCAAACCGAATAATCTAATTCCTATCCCAACACCAACTCAAGAGGCGATGTCTAATGACAAGTCGCTACCCGTCTATGAAATTAATCCCTCACCTGCTAATTTTGAAAGTACCGACACAAACCTTCAACCAGTCCCCAGTTCGACTACCCCTAACTCATCCCAAGAAGACCTTTTGAAGCAGCTGCGGGAGTATGGTAAGCAACGGGAGCAACGGGAAACGGGAAAATAA
- a CDS encoding aldo/keto reductase: protein MSEIGKSIFNYKKSMVGKSNDEAAQKHLPLEVKRRHFLKGIGFIGAGAGAIFADHILNANPEVEAAEVPASSATPTNSTNTGEIPLRPLGKTGVKVSAIALGGATLGQAKSKEEAIRITQEAIDNGITFMDNAWEYNKHRSEEWMGEALQGRRDKAFLMTKVCTHGRDRKVAMQQLEESLRRLKTDHLDLWQIHEVVYDNDPERIFRANGAIEALDQAKKEGKVRFVGFTGHKDPAIHLKMLSYNYPFDAVQLPLNCFDASFRSFERQVLPELNKRGIAIIGMKSLSGNADAVKKGVVTPQEAIRYVMSLPIASLVSGIDSLEVLRQNLAIARGFQPMQAKEMQALRDRCVQYATDGRFELFKTSMKFDGDEGRIQHGFPPQSQMQT from the coding sequence ATGAGCGAAATTGGCAAAAGTATTTTTAATTACAAAAAATCAATGGTAGGAAAAAGCAATGATGAAGCCGCCCAAAAGCATCTACCTTTAGAGGTAAAGCGGCGACATTTTTTAAAAGGAATAGGCTTTATCGGTGCAGGTGCAGGGGCAATCTTTGCTGATCACATTCTCAATGCCAATCCCGAAGTCGAAGCGGCAGAGGTTCCAGCATCATCTGCAACTCCAACGAATAGCACAAACACTGGTGAAATTCCTCTCCGTCCACTGGGAAAAACAGGGGTGAAAGTGTCGGCGATCGCACTTGGAGGCGCAACTTTAGGGCAAGCAAAGAGCAAGGAAGAGGCGATTCGCATCACCCAGGAAGCTATTGACAATGGCATCACTTTCATGGATAACGCTTGGGAGTATAACAAGCATCGTAGTGAAGAGTGGATGGGAGAGGCGTTGCAAGGGCGACGAGACAAGGCTTTTTTGATGACGAAGGTTTGCACCCACGGACGCGATCGCAAAGTGGCAATGCAGCAACTTGAAGAATCTCTGCGTCGTCTCAAAACCGATCACCTCGACTTGTGGCAAATTCACGAAGTTGTTTACGACAATGATCCAGAAAGGATTTTTCGTGCCAACGGAGCAATTGAAGCTCTGGATCAGGCGAAAAAAGAAGGTAAAGTTAGGTTCGTTGGCTTTACGGGTCATAAAGACCCCGCTATTCATCTAAAAATGCTCTCTTACAATTACCCATTTGATGCGGTACAATTGCCGCTTAATTGTTTTGATGCTAGTTTTAGAAGCTTTGAACGCCAAGTACTACCGGAACTGAATAAACGGGGAATTGCCATAATTGGCATGAAAAGTCTCAGTGGCAATGCTGATGCAGTGAAAAAAGGTGTAGTTACTCCCCAAGAAGCCATCCGCTATGTTATGAGTTTACCGATCGCTTCACTTGTCAGTGGTATTGATTCGCTGGAAGTACTACGGCAAAATTTAGCGATCGCTCGTGGTTTTCAACCGATGCAGGCAAAAGAAATGCAAGCGTTGCGCGATCGTTGCGTCCAATATGCAACTGATGGGCGTTTTGAACTCTTCAAAACCTCCATGAAGTTTGATGGCGATGAAGGCAGAATCCAGCATGGCTTTCCACCTCAAAGTCAAATGCAAACATGA
- a CDS encoding ChaB family protein: protein MPYQEITDLPDSVKEHLPKHAQEIFRAAFNNAQEEYGEEERAFRVAWSAVKRDYEKGNDGQWHKKPE, encoded by the coding sequence ATGCCTTACCAAGAGATTACAGACTTACCCGATTCAGTCAAAGAGCACTTACCCAAGCACGCCCAAGAAATTTTTCGGGCTGCATTTAACAATGCTCAAGAAGAATATGGGGAAGAAGAGCGTGCCTTTCGTGTTGCTTGGAGCGCTGTGAAACGCGATTACGAAAAAGGCAACGATGGGCAATGGCACAAAAAGCCAGAATAG
- a CDS encoding pyridoxamine 5'-phosphate oxidase family protein, whose product MATSTDRDQQIQKLHELIKNIDYGMFTTVDDDGSLHSYPMSKSGEINSEATLWFFTYAGSHKVTEIEHYKQVNISFSSPEQQRYVSISGSAELVKDRNKMRELWKPELQTWFPKGLDEPDIALLKVNINQVNYWDSISSFKPQTISFLTPSRL is encoded by the coding sequence ATGGCAACTTCTACAGACCGCGATCAACAGATTCAAAAGCTGCACGAACTAATCAAAAATATTGATTATGGTATGTTTACCACAGTCGATGATGATGGCAGTTTGCATAGTTACCCCATGTCAAAAAGTGGTGAGATTAACTCTGAAGCCACACTCTGGTTCTTTACTTATGCTGGTTCACATAAGGTGACTGAGATTGAACACTATAAACAGGTAAATATTAGTTTTTCGTCACCCGAACAGCAGCGATACGTTTCTATCTCAGGTTCAGCAGAACTCGTGAAAGACCGCAACAAGATGCGAGAGCTATGGAAGCCGGAACTTCAAACCTGGTTTCCTAAAGGATTGGACGAACCCGATATTGCTTTGCTTAAGGTGAATATTAACCAGGTTAATTATTGGGATAGCATATCGAGTTTCAAGCCACAAACAATTAGTTTTTTGACACCATCACGTCTGTAA
- a CDS encoding threonine aldolase family protein → MINQLEQFASDNSSGICPEALEYMIRANQGSVPAYGNDEWTQKATDYFRELFEIDCEVFFTFNGTAANSLSLAALCQSYHSVICHETSHIETDECGAPEFASNGSKLLLAQGKNGKLTSEAIEAIVNKRTDIHYPKPKVISITQSTELGTLYSIEELLKIKEVAKKYNLKIHMDGARFANAVAAMNKSPAEITWKSGVDVLCFCGTKNGMALGEAILFFNKELAEDFDYRCKQAGQLASKMRFISAPWLGLLETGAWLKNARHANQCAEYLENQLLNIENVDLMFPREANAVFVKLPEQVIHALKAKNWQFYTFIGVGGVRFMCSWNTTQLRIDELIDDIKNVTNSKN, encoded by the coding sequence ATGATTAACCAATTAGAACAGTTTGCAAGTGATAATTCCTCTGGTATTTGTCCAGAAGCGCTGGAATATATGATTAGGGCAAATCAAGGTAGTGTTCCAGCCTATGGAAATGATGAATGGACTCAAAAAGCCACAGATTATTTTCGGGAACTCTTTGAAATTGATTGTGAAGTATTTTTTACCTTTAATGGTACGGCGGCAAATTCTTTATCTTTAGCAGCCCTTTGTCAGTCATATCACAGCGTCATTTGTCATGAAACATCTCACATAGAAACAGATGAATGTGGCGCACCTGAATTTGCATCTAATGGCTCTAAACTATTACTTGCTCAAGGTAAAAACGGTAAGTTAACATCAGAGGCTATAGAGGCAATTGTCAATAAACGTACTGACATTCATTATCCCAAACCTAAAGTTATTAGCATCACCCAATCAACTGAATTAGGGACCTTATATTCTATTGAAGAACTTCTGAAAATTAAAGAAGTTGCGAAAAAGTATAACTTAAAAATCCACATGGATGGCGCTCGTTTTGCAAATGCAGTTGCCGCTATGAATAAAAGCCCTGCTGAAATTACTTGGAAAAGTGGAGTGGATGTGTTGTGCTTTTGTGGTACAAAGAATGGAATGGCATTAGGTGAAGCGATTCTTTTCTTCAACAAAGAGCTAGCAGAGGATTTTGATTATCGATGCAAGCAAGCAGGTCAGCTAGCCTCAAAAATGCGGTTTATCTCTGCTCCCTGGTTGGGTTTATTAGAAACTGGTGCTTGGCTAAAAAATGCCAGACATGCCAATCAATGTGCTGAATACTTAGAAAATCAACTATTGAATATAGAAAATGTTGACTTGATGTTTCCTAGAGAAGCCAACGCTGTGTTTGTTAAACTACCTGAGCAAGTCATTCACGCTTTAAAAGCAAAGAACTGGCAGTTTTATACATTTATTGGTGTGGGAGGAGTACGTTTTATGTGTTCTTGGAATACGACTCAATTAAGGATTGATGAATTGATAGATGATATTAAGAACGTAACTAATTCCAAAAACTAA
- a CDS encoding Uma2 family endonuclease: MKTLAKWSVDDYHRMVEAGILRGRHVELLAGEIVEMSPETPIHYTTAKRGVKYLEELLSGKADVRFNGPITLSDSEPEPDIAIVRLPESSYNDRHPAPQDIFWIVEVANTSLNKDLEIKAAIYATAEIQEYWVLNLSAKQMIVFRNPQNGKYVEEYTINQGTVTPLAFADVSVSVQRLLNFVSAA, translated from the coding sequence ATGAAAACCCTGGCTAAATGGTCTGTGGACGACTATCACCGCATGGTTGAGGCGGGCATTCTGCGTGGTCGTCATGTAGAATTGCTAGCAGGCGAAATTGTTGAGATGAGTCCAGAAACCCCAATTCATTACACCACAGCAAAACGAGGTGTAAAATATTTAGAAGAATTGCTATCAGGTAAAGCTGATGTCCGCTTCAATGGGCCCATTACACTATCCGACTCGGAACCCGAACCTGATATTGCAATTGTTCGACTTCCAGAATCATCCTACAACGATCGCCATCCTGCTCCTCAAGATATCTTCTGGATTGTAGAAGTTGCCAACACAAGTTTAAACAAGGACTTGGAGATCAAGGCTGCGATTTATGCAACGGCTGAAATTCAAGAATATTGGGTTTTAAATTTATCTGCTAAACAGATGATTGTGTTCAGAAACCCTCAAAATGGTAAGTATGTTGAAGAATATACAATTAACCAAGGAACAGTTACACCATTAGCGTTTGCGGATGTTTCAGTGTCTGTTCAGAGACTTTTGAATTTTGTGAGCGCAGCGTAA
- a CDS encoding GNAT family N-acetyltransferase — MTQYRFKQSFSAEPSISDKLFDLMEVTFPGLRSLAECARKLGASWETASTPFIRFHDDIAITHVGVLEIPMKIMGQKLTVGGVHGVATRAEFRRRGYYREVMEEVLEYCDRIYETLVLTTPQPEYYLPFGFRVVEEHIFKVKCNSTGSTDSFRTLDFTDTKDYTLLHRLLETRAPVSNIVGVIKEKPVFCVNEGSRPLYYAEDLDLIACMEIEDTRLHLFDLVTTQICSLKNILAKIPKPIEEVVIYFSPELLNVKDVQAFVHAFDETVLMVRGKFAAEGEKFMLPRSARC, encoded by the coding sequence ATGACCCAGTATCGTTTTAAACAGTCGTTCTCTGCTGAACCCAGCATAAGCGATAAACTTTTTGACTTAATGGAAGTCACATTTCCCGGACTCAGAAGTTTAGCAGAATGTGCAAGAAAACTAGGTGCATCTTGGGAAACAGCTTCAACTCCGTTTATTCGGTTTCATGATGATATAGCTATTACCCATGTCGGAGTGTTAGAAATTCCCATGAAAATTATGGGACAAAAACTCACTGTCGGAGGAGTTCATGGAGTAGCTACCCGTGCAGAATTTCGCAGGAGAGGGTATTACCGTGAAGTGATGGAAGAAGTATTGGAATACTGCGATCGCATTTACGAAACCCTGGTACTGACGACACCACAACCAGAGTATTACCTACCTTTTGGCTTTCGTGTAGTCGAAGAACACATCTTCAAAGTTAAGTGTAACTCCACAGGTAGCACTGATAGCTTCAGGACACTGGATTTTACAGATACCAAAGATTACACATTGTTACACAGACTTTTGGAAACACGCGCCCCTGTCTCTAATATAGTTGGCGTAATCAAGGAAAAACCTGTGTTCTGTGTCAATGAAGGAAGTCGTCCCTTATACTATGCAGAAGATTTAGATTTAATCGCCTGCATGGAGATAGAAGATACCCGACTTCATCTTTTTGATTTAGTTACAACGCAGATATGCTCTTTGAAGAATATTCTAGCTAAAATACCTAAACCCATTGAAGAAGTAGTGATTTACTTTAGTCCCGAACTTCTCAATGTCAAAGATGTGCAAGCATTCGTCCATGCATTTGATGAAACTGTGCTGATGGTTCGTGGTAAATTTGCAGCCGAGGGCGAGAAATTTATGCTGCCTCGTTCTGCAAGGTGTTGA